TCCTTCGGCGCCCTCTTCGTCGAACCCGGTTGTGTCCGTCTGACCGGTCGGGGCCAAACCCACTTGGGAGAACCGGGGGGCATTCACTCGTCCCGTGTGGAAGCGATCGTAGCGCGTTTCAACCGGGCCGGGCTGAACGCGGCAGCCAGCGACAATGTGACCGGCCTGCTCTGGGACAAACTGCTCGTCAATGTGGGCATCAACGCCCTGACAGCCATCGCCGGCATCCCCAATGGAAAGATCCTCGACGCGCCTGCGCTGACAACCATCTTGGAGGCGGCTGTCGCCGAGGCGGCGGCGGTGGCGGCGGCTGCCGGCGTGACCATCACCGCCGATCCAGCTGGTCGGGCAAAGGCTGTCGCCACAGCGACGGCGACCAACCGTTCCAGCATGCTCCGGGACATGGAGCGCGGGCAGGTCACGGAGATCGACGCCATCAACGGTGCGGTGGCGCGCCTGGGCCGCCATTGGGGCGTCGCCACCCCGGTCAAC
This genomic window from Heliomicrobium undosum contains:
- a CDS encoding ketopantoate reductase family protein, with amino-acid sequence MRITVLGAGAMGCLYGGLLARSGADVTLIDRKADHVRSLNEQGLRLEGLDGAEKTSLIPLRATTCPEEAGPADLVIVLVKATDTTAAAERLGPLLAPHTSLLTLQNGLGNAEILAERWGAERVLVGTSSFGALFVEPGCVRLTGRGQTHLGEPGGIHSSRVEAIVARFNRAGLNAAASDNVTGLLWDKLLVNVGINALTAIAGIPNGKILDAPALTTILEAAVAEAAAVAAAAGVTITADPAGRAKAVATATATNRSSMLRDMERGQVTEIDAINGAVARLGRHWGVATPVNETLTLLVKGLTEFRISNRAY